The Streptomyces spororaveus genome includes a region encoding these proteins:
- a CDS encoding cell division protein PerM, whose product MTQVTERGTPLSAAPRAGVRRRSPAAAACVVGGAVAAGLGLGFLAVLVIVLWISSPYPDSGPGGALHLAAGLWLLAHGTELVRYDTLSGLPAPVGMTPLLLVALPVLLMRRAARLGSAAEEDDEEVLPAGAVLSAVLCGYLAVGALVTVYAAGGPMSADPISAAWHIPLVAVLAAAGGVWGARGRPLGPLPSWLPGGVRKAAARPRYALALRAGAGGALVLLGGGALVVGASLAWHGAEVQASFLSLTGVWSGRFAVLLLALALIPNAMVWGAAYALGPGFALGAGVTATPLGFPGAPALPRFPLLAALPAEGPGTPLTWAAAGVPVVAGLAVGWFAVRRAREVSYGETALTAALGAVVCGLAMAGLSAASAGPLGSRRLSEFGPVWWTTGVAAFAWTAVLAVPVAVAVHAWRTRPAIGPAVGGADGDAEADGDGVVGVDDRWHDSGVREIRWAALRKAAGALVPDMAGSPPEPPAVPVVAVGPVGPVGPEAGAGAGAGAVVRGRRAVTVVSALDLDLDPGLLAAGAAGPGPVSVPLAPPVVGARVLARRKPPPE is encoded by the coding sequence GTGACCCAAGTGACCGAACGCGGGACCCCGTTGTCAGCGGCCCCGCGAGCCGGAGTGCGGCGCCGTTCACCGGCCGCCGCCGCATGCGTCGTGGGCGGCGCCGTGGCGGCCGGACTCGGGCTCGGCTTCCTCGCCGTGCTCGTCATCGTGCTGTGGATCAGCTCCCCCTACCCCGACAGCGGCCCCGGCGGGGCCCTGCACCTCGCCGCCGGACTGTGGCTGCTCGCCCACGGGACGGAGCTGGTGCGCTACGACACCCTGTCCGGCCTCCCCGCACCCGTCGGGATGACTCCCCTGCTCCTCGTCGCACTGCCCGTGCTGCTCATGCGGCGGGCCGCCCGGCTGGGGAGCGCCGCCGAGGAGGACGACGAGGAGGTGCTGCCCGCCGGAGCCGTGCTCTCGGCCGTGCTCTGCGGCTATCTCGCCGTCGGGGCCCTCGTCACGGTGTACGCCGCCGGCGGCCCCATGTCGGCCGACCCCATCAGCGCGGCCTGGCACATCCCGCTGGTGGCCGTACTCGCCGCCGCCGGCGGGGTGTGGGGAGCCCGGGGACGCCCGCTCGGGCCGTTGCCGTCCTGGCTGCCGGGGGGCGTACGGAAGGCGGCCGCGCGCCCCCGGTACGCGCTCGCGCTCCGGGCGGGTGCGGGCGGTGCCCTGGTACTCCTGGGCGGTGGCGCGCTCGTGGTCGGCGCCTCGCTCGCGTGGCACGGCGCCGAGGTCCAGGCCTCGTTCCTGTCGCTGACCGGGGTGTGGTCGGGCCGCTTCGCCGTCCTGCTGCTCGCGCTCGCCTTGATCCCCAACGCGATGGTCTGGGGCGCGGCCTACGCGCTCGGGCCCGGCTTCGCCCTGGGCGCCGGCGTGACGGCCACCCCGCTCGGCTTCCCGGGCGCGCCCGCACTGCCCCGCTTCCCGCTGCTGGCCGCGCTCCCGGCCGAGGGGCCCGGAACCCCGCTGACCTGGGCGGCCGCCGGAGTGCCGGTGGTCGCCGGGCTCGCGGTGGGCTGGTTCGCGGTCCGCCGGGCGCGCGAGGTCTCGTACGGGGAGACCGCGCTCACCGCCGCCCTCGGCGCGGTGGTGTGCGGGCTGGCGATGGCCGGGCTCTCGGCGGCCTCGGCGGGGCCGCTGGGGTCGCGGCGGCTGTCGGAATTCGGGCCGGTGTGGTGGACCACCGGGGTGGCGGCCTTCGCCTGGACGGCGGTGCTGGCCGTGCCGGTGGCGGTGGCGGTGCACGCGTGGCGGACCCGGCCGGCGATCGGGCCGGCGGTGGGGGGCGCCGATGGCGATGCCGAGGCCGACGGCGACGGGGTGGTGGGCGTGGACGACAGGTGGCACGACAGCGGGGTGCGGGAGATTCGGTGGGCGGCACTGCGGAAGGCCGCGGGGGCGCTGGTCCCGGACATGGCGGGGTCGCCGCCGGAGCCTCCGGCGGTTCCGGTGGTGGCGGTCGGGCCCGTCGGGCCTGTTGGGCCTGAGGCCGGGGCCGGGGCCGGGGCCGGGGCTGTGGTGCGGGGGCGGCGGGCCGTGACCGTGGTGTCCGCGCTGGATCTGGACCTGGATCCCGGCCTGCTGGCGGCCGGGGCGGCGGGGCCGGGGCCGGTGTCGGTGCCGCTGGCTCCGCCGGTGGTCGGGGCACGGGTGCTGGCCCGGCGGAAGCCGCCGCCGGAGTAG